Part of the Kitasatospora sp. NBC_01266 genome, CGGGGCGCGCTGTGCGCGCTCTGCTCGCTGTCGAGGTGGGCCATCTGTGCGGCAGCGTACCTCTCACCGGCGGCGGCACCGGCGGGCACGGCTGCCTCGATGGCCGCGAGGTCGGCGGCGTCGAGGTGCAGGTCGAGCGCGCCGAGCGCCTCACTGAGCCGCTCCCGGCGGCGGGCGCCGACCAGCGGCACGATGTCCTCGCCGCGCCCGGCGACCCAGGCGATCGCCACCTGGGCCACGGTGGCGCCCTTGGCCTCGGCGATCGCGCGCAGCGCCTCGACCAGGCTGAGGTTGTGGGTCAGGTTCTCGCCCTGGAAGCGGGGGCTGAAGCCGCGGAAGTCGGTGCCGGCCAGCTCGCGCTGCGGCGTCCAGTGGCCGCCGAGCAGGCCGCGGGAGAGCACGCCGTAGGCGGTGACGCCGATGCCCAGCTCGCGGGCGACGGGCAGCACCTCGGCCTCCGGGCCGCGGGAGAGCAGCGAGTACTCGATCTGCAGGTCGCTGATCGGGTGCACCGCGGTGGCCCGGCGCAGGGTGGCGGCGCCGACCTCGGAGAGGCCGATGTGGCGCACGTAGCCGGCCTTCACCAGGTCGGCGATGGCACCCACGGTCTCCTCGACCGGGACGTTCGGGTCGAGCCGGGCCGGGCGGTAGACGTCGATGTAGTCGGTGCGCAGGCGGCGCAGCGTGTAGGCGAGGGCGGTCTTGGTGCCGGCGGGGCTGGCGTCGTAGCCGAGCCAGGAGCCGTCCGGGCCGCGCTGGGCGCCGAACTTCACGCTGAGCTGGACGGACTCGCGGTCGCGGCCGCGCAGCGCGTCGTGGATCAGCAGTTCGTTGTGGCCCATGCCGTAGAAGTCGCCGGTGTCGATCAGGGTGACCCCGGCGTCCAGGGCGGCGTGGATGGTCGCGATGCTCTCGGCCTCGTCGGCCGGGCCGTAGAGGTCGGACATGCCCATCGCGCCCAGGCCGAGGGCGGAGGTGGTGGGGCCGGTGCGGCCGAGCTTGCGGGTGCTGATGGCGGTCATCTGGGGCTCCGTGGGGTGGTGCGGGGGGTCTGGCGGGTGCCTTCGATGACAACTTTGGCATGACGGCTGACAGATTTCAATAACTGTCATCGGTCATCTGTTCTCCGGCCTCGGCCACCCTCCCGCCCGACGCGCTCAACTGTCATCCCGTGCACGATCCTTGACGGTCAGTCATTGCAACCCTACTGTGTGATTTTGCTCAGTTGCGTTTGCTTTGCCGCGCCCTTCGCGCACAATCCCCCACGGCGAACCACGGGAGGACTGCACCCAGATGCGAACCGACCCCCGAACTCCGAGTTCCCGAAGCTCCCGAACGCCCCGCTCCCGAACGCCCCGCTCCCGAACACCGCGCCACCGCACCCCCCGCCCCCGTGGCGTCGCCCCGGTCACCCTGGCCGTCCTCGCGCTCTGCCTGGCCCTGCTCACCAGCCGCGCCCAGGCCGCGCCCACCCCCACGGCCGCGGCCACCCCGACCCCCACCCGCGCCGCCGCCCCCGCGAGCCCCCGCGCCGCCGCCCCCGCCGCGATCGCCCCCACCGCCGTCACCGTCGACGGCACCTCACCCGGCCGCACCTTCGACGGCGTCGGCGCGATCAGCGGCGGCGGCGGCAACTCGCGCCTGCTGGTCGACTACCCCGAACCGCAGCGCAGCCAGATCCTCGACGACCTCTTCACCCCCGGCCAGGGCGCCGCGCTGCAGATCCTCAAGGTGGAGATCGGCGGCGACACCAACTCCACCGACGGCGCCGAGTCCTCCATCGAGCACACCCGGGGCACCATCGACTGCGACAACGGCTACGAGTGGTGGCTGATGGAGCAGGCCAAGGCCCGCAACCCGGGGATCAAGCTCTACGCCCTCTCCTGGGGCGCTCCCGGCTGGATCGGCAACGGCAACTTCTGGTCCCAGGACATGATCGACTACCTGGTCTCCTGGCTCGGCTGCGCCAAGCAGCACAACCTGACCATCGACTACCTCGGCGGCTGGAACGAGCGCGGCTACAACGCCGCCTGGTACGAGAACCTGCACGCCACCCTCGCCGCCAAGGGCTTCGGCTCCACCAAGGTGGTCGGCGCCGACGACACCTGGGCGATCGCCACCGCGATGCGCACCGACTCCGCGCTGGACAACGCCGTCGACATCGTCGGCACCCACTACCCCTGCGGCTACATGTCGGCGATGACCAGCTGCAGCAGCACGCCCGACGCGCTGGCCACCGGCAAGCAGCTGTGGGCCAGCGAGAACGGCTCCGAGGACGCCGACACCGGCGCCGCCCCGATCGCCCGCGGGCTCAACCGCGGCTACCTGGACGCCAAGCTGACCGCCTTCATCAACTGGCCGCTGGTCGCGGGCATCTACCCCAACCTCGGGTTCAACACGATGGGCCTGGTCACGGCCAACCAGCCGTGGTCCGGCGCCTACGCGGTCGGCAGCAGCACCTGGGCCATCGCGCAGACCACCCAGTTCACCGCCCCCGGCTGGCAGTACCTGGACACCGCCTCCGGCTACCTGGCCGGCAACCGGGCCAACGGCAGCTACGTCAGCTACGCCTCGCCCGACCGCGGCGCCTGGAGCACCGTCTTCGAGACGATGGACGCCACCGGCCCGCAGGACGTGACCCTCCAGGTCGCCGGCGGCCTGCCCGGCGGTGCGCTGCACGTCTGGTCCACCGACCTGTCCTCCGGCGCCGCTACCGCCCACCTGGTCCCGGGCCCGGACCTGACCCCCGGCGCCGACGGCAGCTACCGGCTGACCCTGCAGCCCGGCCAGATCTACACCGTGACCACCACCACCGGCCAGGGCGCCAGCACCGCCACCTCCCCGCAGCGCGGCCTGCTCGCGCTGCCCTACCAGGACAGCCTGGCCGGTACCGGCACCGGTCAGGAGGCCCGCTACTTCAGCACCATGAACGGCGCCTTCGAGACCGAGCCCTGCGCCGGCGGCCGCCCCGGGAACTGCCTGCGCCAGCAGGCCCCGACCACCCCGATCCGGTGGACCGACGAGACCGCCGACCAGCCGTACGCCACCATGGGCGACCTGAGCTGGACCAACTACACGGTCAGCACCGACGCGCTGCTCGAGCAGTCCGGCACCGCCGAACTGCTCGGCCGGGTCGGCACCCAGGGCCGCAACAACAACGGCCTGAACGCCTACAACCTGCGGGTCGGCGACAACGGCGCCTGGACGATCCTCAAGGACGGCCAGGGCTGGACCTTCACCACCCTCGCCTCCGGGACCGTCCCCGCACTGGGCCTGAACACCTGGCACCACCTGGCGCTGAGCTTCCAGGGCAGCACCATCACCGCGACGCTCGACGGCAGCACGCTGGCCACCGTCACCGACAGCAGCTACGGCGCCGGCCAGATCGCGCTGGGCACCGGCGGCTACTACAACGCCCAGTTCAGCAACCTGTCCATCACCCCGGGCAGCAGCACCCCGCTGGACGGCACCTACCAGCTGGTCAACGGCAACAGCGGCCAGCTGCTGGACGCCGCCAACCAGGGCACCGCCGACGGCACCCCGGTCATCCAGTGGCCGGGCAACGGCGGTACCAACCAGCAGTGGCGGCTGACCAGCACCGGCGACGGCTACTACACCGTCACCGGCGTGGCCAGCGGCAAGGCGCTCGACGTGCCGAACGTCAGCCCGATGCCCGGTACCCAGCTCGACCTCTGGACGCCGAACGGCGGGACCAACCAGCAGTGGCTGGTGGTCCCGGCGGGCAACGGCGGATACACGCTGGAGTCGCGCTCGGACGGCGATCTCGCCGACATCGACGGGGCGTCGCTGCTGATGGGCGCCCAGGCGATCCAGTGGCCGCCGAACGGCGGTGCCAACCAGAGCTGGCAGCTGGTCAAGGTCGGCTGACCAGGTGTCGGGGCGGGCCGGCCGGCCCGCCCCGACACCCGGGCGGCCCCCGGTCCTGGGCCGGGCGCGCTCAGTCGCGGACGCTGCTCCGGTTCTCGTACGCGAGGTCCTGGTAGTCGGGGTGGCGCTCCATCCAGCCGTGGATGAACGGGCAGGTCGCCAGCACGCCCAGCCCGCGCCGGCGCGCGTCGTCCAGCGCCGTCCGGGCCAGCGTGCCGCCCACCCCCTGCCCCTCGAAGGCCGGGTCGACCACGGTGTGCGGGTAGACCACCAGGCTGTCGGTGCGGATGTACTCGGCGAAGCCCGCCGCCACGCCGTCCACCTGCGCCTCGAAGCGGTTCGCCGACGGGTTGTCACGCACGGTCACGGTCATTCGAAGATCTCCCGGTGCTGCTCGGCTGCTCTGCTGACGGTTGCTCAGCGCTGCCCATCATCGGTGATCCACCGCCGCCGGGTCCGCCCTGACGCCTGCCGAGGCACCCGGCCGCGCCCGGGGCCGGGGCGGCCGTCACCCATCCGGCGTGGATCGGTGCGGCAAGGGCGATTCGCCATGCTGAAGCGTCGCGGCGGGTCCATCGTGGAGGGGTGGGCGCGATCCGGTGACCGCGCCCGCTCCGGCCGGTCCGGGTCCGAGCGCCGCGACGTGCCAACAGCCGCGCCCCGATACCCCGCCAGCAACCTCTGGCGAGCCCGCGCACGCCCCCGGTCCGGTCCGCGGCATGGGCCACCTCGCCGGAAACCGACGCGTTCTTCTAGGCTCACTTCGGCTTCCCCTGCCACGGTGTCACCCACGCCGCAACCTGGAGGCCGCTGCCCACGGGGGTCCCGGTCGCACCGGGACCGCCGGATCGAGCGAGGAGGACGTATGTCGAGCAGTCGTTCCATCGCACCACACACCCTTCGGCCACCCGCCGTCGTACCGCAGGCGAACCGCCGGCCGGCGGCCGGCCCAGGCCCGGTGGGCCACCGGCGAGCGATGGGGTGTCGCCCGGTCGCCGCCCCGGTCTGCTGTCCGCCGGCCGCCGGTCGGGCCCGGGCCGTCACGGTCGGCCACGGCGGCCGACCGGTGGCGCCCGGTGCGCTGAGTACGGGATGCCGCCGCGGAGGTGTTCGGTGAGCCCGCACACCACGACCTCGACGTCGCTGCCGACCGCCCTGCCGACCGCCGACGGGCCGACCCCCGACGGCCCCGCCGCCGACCCGGTGTCAGCCGACCCGGTCTCAGGCACCGGACCGGGTGTCGAGGACGAGGCGCTGCCCACCCTCCCGGACACCCTCGTCGCGCGGGCCCGCACGCTCTCCGGCGCCGTCCGCCGCCGCTGCGCGGACCTGGCCCGGATCGAGTCGCCGAGCGGTGACGCCGAGCGGCTCGACGCGCTGGCCGAGGAACTGTCGGCCGGCTACCGCGCCACCGGCGCCGAGGTGCGCCGGGAGCGGGGCGCGGCCGGCGACCATCTGCTGCTGAACTGGCGCGGCCAGCACGAGGACCTGCCGCACCTGCTCTTCGTCGGCCATCACGACACCGTCTGGCCCGCCGGCATCCTGGCGGACTGGCCGGTGACCGAGCACGACGGTGTGCTCAGCGGCCCTGGCGTGCTCGACATGAAGGGCGGCCTGGCCCTCCTCGAAGGCGCCTTCGCCCTCCTCGCCGACCTCGGCCTGCGCCCGTACCACTCGGTGCGCGTGGTGGTGACCTCGGACGAGGAGGTCGGCAGCCCGGACGGCCGCCGCGTGGTGGAGCGCCAGCTCCCCGGCGCCGCCGCCGTCCTGGGCCTGGAACCGCCGCACGAGGACGGCCGGTTGAAGACCGCCCGCCGAGGGGTCAGCCGGGTCAGGCTCACCGTCACCGGCCACGAGGCGCACGCCGGCAGCCACCCCGAGGACGGCACCTCGGCGGTGGACGAACTGGTCGACCAGCTGGTCGCGGTCCGCGACCAGCTGGGGCACCAGCCAGGCACCGAGCTGAACACCGGCCGGATCCGCGGCGGCACCCGGGCGAACGTGGTGGCCGGGCAGGCCGAGGCCGAACTGGGCCTGCGGTTCGCCACCCCGGAGGCGCAGCGCAGCACGCTGGACAGCCTGGCGCACCTGACCGCGCTGCGTCCGGGCGCGCTGATCACCACCGAGGTGCTCTCCAGCCGGCCGGCCTGGCCCGAGCGCTCCGGCGGCAACGCGCTGCTGCACCACGTGCGCTCGCTGGCCGCCGCGCTCGGCCAGCAGCTGGACGGCGCCCCGGCCGGCGGGGCGGGGGACACCAACCTGGCGGGCGCCCGCGGGCTGCCCACGCTGGACGGGCTGGGCGCGGTCGGCGCCGGTCCGCACGCGCGTGACGAGCACATCGAGCTGGACCAGCTGGCGCCGCGGATCGCGCTGCTGGCCGGGCTGCTCGCGGTGCCGCTGCCCCGGCTGCGCCCGCGCAGCGGCGCGGCACCGGAGGCGGTGCGACGGCGTTCCTGAGCGAGCGCGTTCCCGAGTGGGCGCGTTCCTGAGCGAGCGCGTTCCCGAGTGAGCGCAGTGCCGAGGGCGAGCCGCACGGTCGGCTCGCCCTCGGCGTTGCGGCTGTTCAGCGGGGGGTCCTTGTCATCCGTGCGCCGATGGCTACACAATGGAACCGACCGAACGGTCAGTCGGGAGGAATCGTCATGGTGGCAGTGCAAGCGGCCGGCGCCGCCGAGCCCGGAGTGCCCGCCGAGCCGGCCGAGCGCTTCGAGGCGGTGATCGCCGCCGAGCAGCGGATCGAGCCGCGCGACTGGATGCCGGACGCGTACCGGGCCACCCTGATCCGTCAGATCGCCCAGCACGCGCACTCCGAGATCATCGGCATGCAGCCCGAGGGCAACTGGCTGACCAGGGCCCCCTCGCTGCGCCGCAAGGCGATCCTGCTCGCCAAGGCCCAGGACGAGGCCGGCCACGGCCTCTACCTCTACGCGGCGGCCGAGACCCTCGGGGTGGACCGCGCGGAGCTGACCGAGAAGCTGATCAGCGGCCGGCAGAAGTACTCCTCGATCTTCAACTACCCGACGCTGAACTTCGCCGACGTCGGCGTGATCGGCTGGCTGGTGGACGGTGCGGCGATCTGCAACCAGGTCCCGCTCTGCCGCTGCAGCTACGGCCCGTACGCGCGGGCCATGGTGCGGGTCTGCAAGGAGGAGTCCTTCCACCAGCGGCAGGGCTACGAGCTGCTGATGACCCTGATGCGCGGCACCGAGGGCCAGCAGCGGATGGTCCGGGACGCGGTGGACCGCTGGTGGTGGCCGTCCCTGATGATGTTCGGCCCGCCGGACGGCGACTCGCCGAACACCGCGCAGTCGATGGCCTGGCGGATCAAGCGGCACACCAACGACGAGCTGCGACAGCGATTTGTCGACATGACGGTGCCCCAGGCGCAGCACCTCGGCGTCACCCTGCCCGACCCCGAGCTGCGCTGGAACGAGGAGCGCGGCAGCTGGGACTTCGGCGAGCCGGACTGGTCCGAGCTGATGCGGGTGATCAAGGGCCAGGGGCCGTGCAACACCCAGCGGATCGACCGCCGCCGGGCCGCCCACGAGGAGGGCGGCTGGGTCCGCGAGGCGGCCGTGGCCTATGCGAAGAAGCGTGAGGAGTCCGATGTCTGACCAGTCCTGGCCGCTCTACGAGGTCTTCGTCCGGCCGCGGCGTGGCCTGAACCACGTCCACGTCGGTTCGCTGCACGCCCCCGACGACCGGATGGCGCTGCTCGCCGCCCGTGACCTCTACACCCGCCGCAACGAGGGGGTCAGCCTCTGGGTGGTCCGCTCCTCGGCGATCACCGCCTCCGCGCCCGACGAGCGCGACCCGTTCTTCGCGCCCAGCGGCGACAAGGTCTACCGCCACCCCACCTTCTACGACATCCCCGAGGATGTCCCGCACATCTGATCCGGGGGACCCGATGACCACCGATGACCACGTCTACCTGACGCTCGCCGAGGGCGATCACGAGGCCGAGGCCCGCTGGGCCTACGGCACCGGCTTCGCCGACCCGCTGCTCGGCGTCGACACCACCGTGCCGCCGGACGTCGACGGAGCCGACCTCTCGCTCTACTGCCAGCTGCTCGGCGACGACGCGCTGATCCTCGCCCAGCGGCTGATCGAGTGGTGCACCAGGGCACCCGAGCTGGAGGAGGAGGTGGCGCTGGCCAACCTCGGCCTCGACCTGCTCGGCCAGGCCCGCCTGCTGCTCACCCGGGCCGGGCAGGCGGACGGCAGCGGGCGCACCGAGGACGACTTCGCGTACTGGCGCGCCGAGCACGAGTTCCGCAACGTGCGCCTGGTCGAGCTGGCGAACGGCGACTTCGCGTTCTCGATCGCCCGGCTGCTGCTCTTCGCCACCGCCCGCCGCGCGCTCTACCAGCGGCTGGCCGGCGGTCCGGACCCGGTGCTCGCGGCGGTCGCCGCGCGTGGCGTCAAGGAGCTGGCCTACCACCAGGAGTACGCCAGCGCCTGGACGCTGCGGCTGGGCGACGGCACCGCGTACTCGGCGCAGCGGATGCAGGCCGGCCTCGACGCGGCCTGGCCGCTGCTCGACGAGCTGTTCACCGCGCACGAGGTGGAGCTGCGGCTCGGGCTCGACCCCGCCGAGCTGCGCGAGCCGGTGCTGGCCGAGCTGGCCGCCGTGATCGCCGAGGCCACCCTGGCGGTGCCCACCGTCGGGCCGCTGGCCCGGATCGGCGGCCGGGCCGGGCGCGACGGCGTGCACACCGAGGCGCTCGGGCCGCTGCTGGCCGAGCTGCAGAGCGTGGCCCGGGAGCACCCGGGGGCGACATGGTGAGCACCCTGGCCGACCGGGACGCCGCCCGGATCGCGGGCGCCGTGCCCGACCCCGAACTGCCCATGCTCACGCTGGCCGACCTCGGCGTGCTGGCCGGGGTCGAGCAGGACGGCGACGCGGTGACCGCCTGGCTCACCCCGACCTACTCCGGCTGCCCGGCGGTCGCCGAGATGGCCGCCGACGTGGAACTGCGGCTGCGCGCGGCCGGCTTCACCGAGGTCCGGGTGCGGCTGCGGCTCGACCCGCCGTGGAGCACCGACCTGATCACGGCGGCCGGCCGGGCCAAGCTCGCCGCCGCCGGGATCGCACCGCCGTCGCCGTCCTCGGCCGGGGTGCTGCAACTGGGGCGGACCCGGCTGGCCGTCGACTGCCCGCAGTGCGGCTCGGCCGACACCGAGGAGCTGTCCCGGTTCGGCTCCACCGCCTGCAAGGCGCTCTGGCGCTGCCGGGCCTGCCGCGAGCCGTTCGAACGCATGAAGGAGATCTGATGGCGACCCGCCGTGCGCAGTTCCACCCCCTGCGGATCGCCGCCCTGGACCGGCTCTGCGACGACGCGGTGGCCGTCACCTTCGAGGTGCCGGGCGAGTTGACGCAGGACTTCACCTTCCGGGCCGGCCAGACCCTGACGCTGCGTCAACTGGTGGACGGCGCCGACGAACGGCGCTCGTACTCGATCTGCACCCCGGTCGGCGGCGCGCTGCGGATCGCGGTGCGCGAGGTGCCCGGCGGGCTCTTCTCGGAGCAACTGGTGCGCCGCGCGGCCGTCGGGGACGCCGTGGAGGTGCTGCCGCCCAGCGGCGCGTTCACCGCCGACCTGAGCGTGCCGGCCCGCCACGTGCTGATCGCCGCCGGCTCCGGCATCACCCCGATGCTCTCGATCGCCGGCACCGTGCTGGCCGCGCACCCCTCGTCGCGCGTCACACTGCTGTACGGCAACCGGCGCAGC contains:
- a CDS encoding RICIN domain-containing protein, which produces MRTDPRTPSSRSSRTPRSRTPRSRTPRHRTPRPRGVAPVTLAVLALCLALLTSRAQAAPTPTAAATPTPTRAAAPASPRAAAPAAIAPTAVTVDGTSPGRTFDGVGAISGGGGNSRLLVDYPEPQRSQILDDLFTPGQGAALQILKVEIGGDTNSTDGAESSIEHTRGTIDCDNGYEWWLMEQAKARNPGIKLYALSWGAPGWIGNGNFWSQDMIDYLVSWLGCAKQHNLTIDYLGGWNERGYNAAWYENLHATLAAKGFGSTKVVGADDTWAIATAMRTDSALDNAVDIVGTHYPCGYMSAMTSCSSTPDALATGKQLWASENGSEDADTGAAPIARGLNRGYLDAKLTAFINWPLVAGIYPNLGFNTMGLVTANQPWSGAYAVGSSTWAIAQTTQFTAPGWQYLDTASGYLAGNRANGSYVSYASPDRGAWSTVFETMDATGPQDVTLQVAGGLPGGALHVWSTDLSSGAATAHLVPGPDLTPGADGSYRLTLQPGQIYTVTTTTGQGASTATSPQRGLLALPYQDSLAGTGTGQEARYFSTMNGAFETEPCAGGRPGNCLRQQAPTTPIRWTDETADQPYATMGDLSWTNYTVSTDALLEQSGTAELLGRVGTQGRNNNGLNAYNLRVGDNGAWTILKDGQGWTFTTLASGTVPALGLNTWHHLALSFQGSTITATLDGSTLATVTDSSYGAGQIALGTGGYYNAQFSNLSITPGSSTPLDGTYQLVNGNSGQLLDAANQGTADGTPVIQWPGNGGTNQQWRLTSTGDGYYTVTGVASGKALDVPNVSPMPGTQLDLWTPNGGTNQQWLVVPAGNGGYTLESRSDGDLADIDGASLLMGAQAIQWPPNGGANQSWQLVKVG
- the paaD gene encoding 1,2-phenylacetyl-CoA epoxidase subunit PaaD, which translates into the protein MVSTLADRDAARIAGAVPDPELPMLTLADLGVLAGVEQDGDAVTAWLTPTYSGCPAVAEMAADVELRLRAAGFTEVRVRLRLDPPWSTDLITAAGRAKLAAAGIAPPSPSSAGVLQLGRTRLAVDCPQCGSADTEELSRFGSTACKALWRCRACREPFERMKEI
- the paaB gene encoding 1,2-phenylacetyl-CoA epoxidase subunit PaaB, coding for MSDQSWPLYEVFVRPRRGLNHVHVGSLHAPDDRMALLAARDLYTRRNEGVSLWVVRSSAITASAPDERDPFFAPSGDKVYRHPTFYDIPEDVPHI
- the paaC gene encoding 1,2-phenylacetyl-CoA epoxidase subunit PaaC, translating into MTTDDHVYLTLAEGDHEAEARWAYGTGFADPLLGVDTTVPPDVDGADLSLYCQLLGDDALILAQRLIEWCTRAPELEEEVALANLGLDLLGQARLLLTRAGQADGSGRTEDDFAYWRAEHEFRNVRLVELANGDFAFSIARLLLFATARRALYQRLAGGPDPVLAAVAARGVKELAYHQEYASAWTLRLGDGTAYSAQRMQAGLDAAWPLLDELFTAHEVELRLGLDPAELREPVLAELAAVIAEATLAVPTVGPLARIGGRAGRDGVHTEALGPLLAELQSVAREHPGATW
- a CDS encoding M20 family metallopeptidase, with the translated sequence MSPHTTTSTSLPTALPTADGPTPDGPAADPVSADPVSGTGPGVEDEALPTLPDTLVARARTLSGAVRRRCADLARIESPSGDAERLDALAEELSAGYRATGAEVRRERGAAGDHLLLNWRGQHEDLPHLLFVGHHDTVWPAGILADWPVTEHDGVLSGPGVLDMKGGLALLEGAFALLADLGLRPYHSVRVVVTSDEEVGSPDGRRVVERQLPGAAAVLGLEPPHEDGRLKTARRGVSRVRLTVTGHEAHAGSHPEDGTSAVDELVDQLVAVRDQLGHQPGTELNTGRIRGGTRANVVAGQAEAELGLRFATPEAQRSTLDSLAHLTALRPGALITTEVLSSRPAWPERSGGNALLHHVRSLAAALGQQLDGAPAGGAGDTNLAGARGLPTLDGLGAVGAGPHARDEHIELDQLAPRIALLAGLLAVPLPRLRPRSGAAPEAVRRRS
- a CDS encoding GNAT family N-acetyltransferase, which gives rise to MTVTVRDNPSANRFEAQVDGVAAGFAEYIRTDSLVVYPHTVVDPAFEGQGVGGTLARTALDDARRRGLGVLATCPFIHGWMERHPDYQDLAYENRSSVRD
- a CDS encoding aldo/keto reductase; the encoded protein is MTAISTRKLGRTGPTTSALGLGAMGMSDLYGPADEAESIATIHAALDAGVTLIDTGDFYGMGHNELLIHDALRGRDRESVQLSVKFGAQRGPDGSWLGYDASPAGTKTALAYTLRRLRTDYIDVYRPARLDPNVPVEETVGAIADLVKAGYVRHIGLSEVGAATLRRATAVHPISDLQIEYSLLSRGPEAEVLPVARELGIGVTAYGVLSRGLLGGHWTPQRELAGTDFRGFSPRFQGENLTHNLSLVEALRAIAEAKGATVAQVAIAWVAGRGEDIVPLVGARRRERLSEALGALDLHLDAADLAAIEAAVPAGAAAGERYAAAQMAHLDSEQSAHSAPREH
- the paaA gene encoding 1,2-phenylacetyl-CoA epoxidase subunit PaaA, translating into MVAVQAAGAAEPGVPAEPAERFEAVIAAEQRIEPRDWMPDAYRATLIRQIAQHAHSEIIGMQPEGNWLTRAPSLRRKAILLAKAQDEAGHGLYLYAAAETLGVDRAELTEKLISGRQKYSSIFNYPTLNFADVGVIGWLVDGAAICNQVPLCRCSYGPYARAMVRVCKEESFHQRQGYELLMTLMRGTEGQQRMVRDAVDRWWWPSLMMFGPPDGDSPNTAQSMAWRIKRHTNDELRQRFVDMTVPQAQHLGVTLPDPELRWNEERGSWDFGEPDWSELMRVIKGQGPCNTQRIDRRRAAHEEGGWVREAAVAYAKKREESDV